The following are encoded together in the Triticum dicoccoides isolate Atlit2015 ecotype Zavitan chromosome 6B, WEW_v2.0, whole genome shotgun sequence genome:
- the LOC119324381 gene encoding histone H2A.1-like: MAGRKGGDRKKAVTRSVKAGLQFPVGRIGRYLKKGRYAQRVGSGAPVYLAAVLEYLAAEVLELAGNAAKDNKKTRIIPRHLLLAVRNDQELGRLLAGVTIAHGGVIPNINSVLLPKKSPAAAEEAKSPKKKTTTKSPKKKVAAKE, from the exons ATGGCTGGAAGGAAGGGAGGCGACAGGAAGAAGGCGGTGACCCGCTCCGTCAAGGCCGGGCTCCAGTTCCCCGTCGGCCGCATCGGGCGCTACCTCAAGAAGGGCCGCTACGCGCAGCGCGTCGGCTCCGGCGCCCCCGTCTACCTCGCCGCCGTCCTCGAGTACCTCGCCGCCGAG GTCCTGGAGCTTGCCGGCAACGCTGCCAAGGACAACAAGAAGACCCGCATCATCCCGCGCCACCTTCTGCTCGCCGTCCGCAACGACCAGGAGCTCGGCAGGCTGCTCGCCGGCGTCACCATCGCGCACGGTGGCGTGATCCCCAACATCAACTCcgtgctgctccccaagaagtccccCGCCGCTGCAGAGGAGGCCAAGtcgcccaagaagaagaccaccACCAAGTCCCCCAAGAAGAAGGTCGCCGCCAAGGAGTAG
- the LOC119323925 gene encoding histone H2A.1, with translation MAGRKGGDRKKAVTRSVKAGLQFPVGRIGRYLKKGRYAQRVGSGAPVYLAAVLEYLAAEVLELAGNAAKDNKKTRIIPRHLLLAVRNDQELGRLLAGVTIAHGGVIPNINSVLLPKKSPAAAEKEAKSPKKKTSTKSPKKKVAAKE, from the exons ATGGCCGGAAGGAAGGGCGGCGACAGGAAGAAGGCGGTGACCCGCTCCGTGAAGGCCGGGCTCCAGTTCCCCGTCGGCCGCATCGGGCGCTACCTCAAGAAGGGCCGCTACGCCCAGCGCGTCGGCTCCGGCGCCCCCGTCTACCTCGCCGCCGTCCTCGAGTACCTCGCCGCCGAG GTGCTGGAGCTTGCCGGCAACGCGGCCAAGGACAACAAGAAGACCCGCATCATCCCGCGCCACCTGCTGCTCGCTGTCCGCAACGACCAGGAGCTCGGCAGGCTGCTCGCTGGCGTCACCATCGCCCACGGTGGCGTGATCCCCAACATCAACTCcgtgctgctccccaagaagtcccccgccgccgccgagaaggaggccaagtcGCCCAAGAAGAAGACCTCCACCAAGTCCCCCAAGAAGAAGGTCGCCGCCAAGGAGTAG